A part of Pseudobacteriovorax antillogorgiicola genomic DNA contains:
- a CDS encoding beta/gamma crystallin family protein — MAEITTDSPLYMNMTSFSIQGSYEVRLFDEINFSGTDRDYREDVRSLFDLGFDDRAMSYTIEEIAP; from the coding sequence GTGGCTGAGATCACAACTGACTCGCCGCTATATATGAATATGACTTCCTTCTCGATTCAGGGAAGCTATGAGGTGAGGCTCTTCGACGAGATTAACTTTAGCGGCACTGATCGCGACTACCGGGAGGATGTCCGATCCCTGTTCGATCTAGGCTTCGACGATCGAGCGATGTCCTATACGATCGAAGAGATTGCTCCTTAA